The Streptomyces rimosus genomic interval TTGGAGGAGTCCCTCACCCTCTACCAGACCCTCGCCTCGCTGCCCGAGCGCCAGCGGGACGTCATGCTGCTGCGTTACGCCCTCGGATACGCCACCAAGGAAACGGCGCGCCTCATGGGCATCACCGAGGCCGGTGTCCGCTCGACCATCCGCTACGCGCTCCGCCGACTGCGCCAGGCGTTCGACCTGGAGGAAGGGGAAGACGATGCCCGCCTTGCCGACTGACCTCGACCGCCTCCTGGCCAAGGCCCGCCTCGATACACCCCCGTATACAGAACGCGAAGTAGCCGCGGCCGAAGCCCGCTTGAGCGCCCGCGTGGCCGACCGCGTCCTCTGTGGCGCCCTGTCCTTCGACGCCGCCATACAGGCCCACGTGGAAGCCGCCCTGGGCCGCGACCGCACCACCGGCGAACGCGGCGACCCCTGCGAACAGCGCCATATGCACGACGCCGCACAGGACCTCCTGCGCCTGTGCGCACTCGTCGTCGGCGAACCCGAGGCACTCCACCAGATGTCCGTCTTCATCGGCGGCCGCCTCCTCGAACCCGACGGCGCACGCGTACTGGCCTGCGTCCTCCAACTCGCCGGCCGCGAGGACTCCGCCCGCTTCTGGTGGCAGTACGCCGCCGGCGCCGGCGACACCTCGTCCGCCTACTGCCTCTACCTCCACCACCTCTCCCTCGCCGAGGTCGGCGAGGCCCACTGGTGGCACGCCCACGCCGACCCGGACCGCCCCGCCCGCACCCGCCCCTCGGCCGACGCCTACGACCTGGTCATCTCCTGGGCCGTAAGCCTCGAAACAGCCCGAGGCTTCGCCCCGCCCCCACCCCGAACCACCGCCGCCGCCGTACTCGGCTACGTCTCCAAAGCCATCCAATTCACCGACAACCCCGACCTGGACCTCCCCCTGCCACCGGCCGGCTTCGCAGAACACATAGCGGAACTCACGACATCGAAGCGCGGCTGAAAGCTAACGACGCCCGCAAGCTGACCACCCCAGCCCCTCAACTAAGCCAACTCCCGCCGAACCAGCACCCGAGCAATCGGCTCCCCACTGGCCCGCGCATAAGCCATCCGCTCCCGCACCTCCCCAAGCGTCCGAGGCCGATACCCGGGCCCACCACAACAACTCTTGTGAAACCGAACCCCGGCATTCAACAACACAGAAAGTACCCGCCAGCCTGCGTCGTCCCGCTTCTTGGGCGCCGCAAAGGCAGACCCGACGTGGATCAGATGCTCGGCGCACCGTGGACAGATTCGGGCGTGGTCGTAGCGGCCGGGGTGGGGCTGCTTGTAGGAGGCCCGGCAGGGGAGACAGACGTAGGAGGTTTTCGCGTGGGACATGGGGCGAGAGTAAACGCACCGAAGGACCGACGCGGGAGAATTTTCCTCCCGCCCCGGCCCTTCTCCCTGTGCCCCCGGCAGGATTCGAACCTGCGACACCCGCTTTAGGAGAGCGGTGCTCTGGATCAATTCTCTCGCCGGTCAGGGGCCGTGCCCATCATCCCGAGTAGATCATTTGGGAGAGATTTGGGAGACGCGCTCCGCGGGAGCCTTCTGAAGGGAGACACGCCCCCACAACGTCGACAGCCCCACGTTCGCCATGCCCTTCCAGAATATCTCCTCCAGTCCCTCCAGTCGCTCGGCGCGCATCGCCGCCGTCGGCTTCTGATAATGCCGCTTGATCCCCGGCCGACGGTGCCCCGCCGCCTCGAACGCCAGCGGCTCCTTCACGCCGATCTCCGACTGCATCGTGTCGTGCAGCGCCCGCAGCGCCCGCATGTCCAGCCCAGGCAGAATCGGCTCCCACGCGTCCCGGTGTGCGACGCCCCGCCGTCGCGCCCTCTCCTCGCGTCCATCACACGCCGGCCGGAAGGTGCGCCACCAGTTCCCGCGACGCCATGGCTGACCGGACGGCGTGCAAAAGATCCGAGGGTGCGGCCAGTCGCTGAGGTGATAGCGCAGCAGCTGCGCAAGGAACGGCGGCACGTCCACGTCCCGCGTACTGCCGTCGTTCTTCGTCGCCTCAAGCCGCAGGATGTACCCCTTCTTGTTGCCGTGCTCGTCGCGCTCCTGATACTCGGCGTACTCCTCGACGATGCGGATGATCGGGCACACGAACTCTCCCGCCCCCCAGGGCTGGCGGCGCACCAGCAGCGTGTTGTCGCGGTGCAGGCCCAGCCCTTCCCCCCAGCGGGGTCCGGCGAATGCGGTGGTCAGCACATGGATACCCACTGCCGGGCCGAGCCGTTCGGCCAGGAGGATCGCGTCCTCCGGCCGGGCTCCGCCGTCGCGTTGGACCTTCTGCGGCCTGCGCTGGGCAGCATCGCCGGACGTTTCCCGGGTGCGCCGCCGGCCGAACAGCGGGTTAACCGTGACCTTCTTCGCGTCCACGGCCGCCGTCATGATCGTGGACATCAGCGAGACGCAGTGCCCCCGGCTGACATCCTCGACATCCATGGTCTGCTGCCAAGAGTCGACGTCGAACCAGGTGATGTCACCGAGCCGAGTGTGCTCCCAGCGCGGCAGGATGTGGTTCTCCAGCCGGTCCCAGCGGGTTCCGGTCGTCCGGCCGCGCTTCCGCCGCGACTGCATGTACGTGCGGGCGAAGTCGCCGAAGGTCGTGCTCCGGGCCTCCGGATCGATCCAGATGCCGGCCTTGATCTGACGCTCCTGCTCGCGCCCCCAGTCGAGAGCGGTCTTCTTCGTCGGAAAACCGGATTCTGTCAGCCAGGTGCCGTTCGGCCCCTTGTACCGGACCCGCCAGGTCACCGTGCCCTTGCTGCCCTTGGCTGTGCTGACCCGCTTCTCTGCGTAAGCCACACTGCCTCCTCTTACCGGCCCGGCGAGACCAGCCACCGGGGAGTAATCACAGGGGGTGTGATCACCATGCCCGGTACGACTCCGCCGAGGTGGTCCAGGATCTCTTGCAGGATGTACAGCACCCAGGCGTGGGCGTGCTTACGCAGGTAGACGCACACGTCCAGGGGCATGGAGGTAACGCTGATTACTTCGACCCGCACCGGTCCCCCTGTGCTCCGAGTACGGCGGCACCTTCGTAACGCGTTGAATACTCAACCACACAGATCGCTCACATGTGGAGCCCTTTGCTTAGGATTCTGGGCGCACTTCGGCGCCTTTTGCGCCTCCTTCTGGGCGCCGCAGGCTTGCTTCTGTCCGCTCCCACTGCAGCATCGCCCTTCGAAGCTGCTCATCAGACGCCCCCCTTCGCCCCCGGACGATGACGACCATCTGAGCATCCGGGTCCTCGTCGCCGTCCTCTGTGGGCAGCGCGATGACGGCGGCATCGACGAGCGGGCCGTCGGCGAGCGCCGCTTTGATGCGAAGCGGGAGGTCTTCGGGCGCTGAGGCCACCCCGTTGAAGGCTGGAGGGGCGGTATCGGCTGACGCTTCGGCTGGTGAAGGCTCTCCACCCGCGAGTGTCGCCTCGATCGATCCAGGGTCCCATCCGAAGTGGGCGGCGATGGCGCGGTGCGTGTGGGTGATCTTCTTGAAGGAGTCGCCGCGCTCGATGGCCTGGATGGTGGCCCGGCTGACGTTCACCGCGGCGGCCAGCTCATCCTGCTTCAGCTCTGCGGACTTCCGGGCGTGCCGCACGGCCTCGCCCAGCTTGGCCCAGTCTCGATCCATGGCACCTCATCATGCCTGACGTTGATGCAACCGGAAAGCCAGGATCTGGCCTCTTGACCTGCCTTTAAGCAGGTTTACCGTGCGCCCCTGGTTGCAAAGTGAGCCCGTGCGTGCGCCCTTATGAGCACCCGCTCCGGCGCCCAGGCGAGGAAACCAAGCACAGAAAGTGCGCTTAAGGGTTGCCAGGGTGTGGCCGCGACGCTACTTTCTGAGTGTGAGACCTAACGGCATCGCCATCCGGGCCATCCGGGAAGCTCAGGATATGAGCCTGCCTGCGCTAGCTCATCGAGCCGGGCTCAACCGCGGCTACCTCTCCAGGCTCGAAAGGGGCCTGATCGAGCGTCCCGCCGAGGCGAAAGTCCTGGCCATAGCTGCCGCGCTGACGGTGCCGACCGCCGCCATCACCCATGAAGGAGCCGAAGTGCCCGCCACGGACACGAAGAGGAAGGCGCCCCCCACCGCCACGACCGGCGGCGCCTCCACCACCACTTTGGACGAGCTCGTGCACTACAAGCCGGAAGAGGTCGCGACCAACGGCTGGCTGCCGTACACCGCCTCCACGCTGCGGAAGAAGGCCCGGGCGCGCGAGATCCCGCACAGCCGCTCTGGTGGCCGAATCACGTTCCGCCTGATGCACATCCGGGAGATCGCCGCGATGGGCGAGACCCGACCGCTCAGCGAGACGAAGAGCAACTGACCACCGCCGCCTAGCGGTATGCGGCCCCAACCGCCGGGGGCCTAAGCCCGGCAGCCGGGGCCTTCGCACCACCCCGAGAACGGAACAAGAAAGGGGAGGCACGTGACCTCCACTATCCCATCTGACACTCCCGTCCCGGCACCCGAGGCGATCCTCGAGACCAACGCCGCTCTCCTCGCCGAGATTGAGCGGCTGCGCGCCGAGCGTGACGCCGACCACCGGACGTGGCAGCACGACCTGTCGAAGCTGCGGGAAGCCCAGGGCGAAGTCGAGCGGCTCCGGAACCGCCTTCACAGTGCGGCCATGACCCGCACGTGGCGGCTGGAGAACGGCAAGCAGTTCGTCTACGTCGAGGACATCGCTCCGCACCTGCTCGGCACTGTCCCGGGCGGTGCGGCGTGAACACCAATCCGATCCCCGTCCCGGACGCGGTGACCGCCCTCAAGGCGGCTCTCCTTCCGCAGTACGTGGTGGACGCCGTCCGCACCCAGGCCGACGCGGTGCGCGAGGCCGTCTCCCACCGTGGTCTGAGCATCGAGGCGCAGGCGGACCGTGAGGACGCCCTCGCCGCTGTCGCCCGCGCCAACAAGGCGCTGGCCACGGTCCCGGCCCGCGGGTCGCTGGTTGTGCGAGGTGCGGCATGAGCGCCCGCGACGAGCTCTACGTGGCTTTGCGCGCGGCGGGCGAAGAACGCAGTGAAGTCGGCCGTCTGCTTGACGCCTTCCGCGCCGAGGTGCTGCGCGGGGCCGCCGACGTACTGGACACGCTCCCCGCCGATGCCAGCGGCTTCGACCGAGCGGAGCACAAGTACAAGGGCGGGGCTGCCGCCGCCGACCTTCGCCGCATGGCCGACGAGGCGGGTGAGTCCCGTGCGTGAACTGCCCCCTTCCCGCCGCGCCGAGATCGACGACCTGCTGTGGAACGAGGCCACTCCCGCCGCCACTCTGCGCGCCGTCGGGTACGAGCTGATCACCGAGGTCGACCGGCTGCGTGTCCAGGTCGCCAAGCTGACCCTGCTGTTGGAGCAGACGAGGCGTGACGCCAGCGCGGCGATCGCCGACCAGGAGTCCGCCACCCGCTACTACGCCGACCAGTCGAAGCGGCGCCGGGCTCAGCTGCAGAAGCTTGCCGCCGAGGGCGGTGAGTCGTGATGGCGACGACGACCCCGCGCCCCGCGATCGAGGCCCTGGACGTGCCGCTGGCCGACGTGCAGGCGGACATCAAGCGCCGCCGTGTGACGCCGGAGGCGGTCCGGGAGGCGCTGCAGGAAGTGCAGGCCCGGCACAAGGGCGACAAGGAGTACCCCGCCAAGGAGCGGGCCGCCACGGCGGGCGCGCTCTGGCTGGTCGAGCACCCCGAGTGCTGCAGCACCGCCGCCGACTACCCCGACTGGACCTGCGGAGGCACCGCATGAGTTACAACGCCACGTTCTTCCTGGGGCAGCAGGCCACCGCCCGGTGCGGGGCAGCGCCGG includes:
- a CDS encoding helix-turn-helix domain-containing protein, producing MRPNGIAIRAIREAQDMSLPALAHRAGLNRGYLSRLERGLIERPAEAKVLAIAAALTVPTAAITHEGAEVPATDTKRKAPPTATTGGASTTTLDELVHYKPEEVATNGWLPYTASTLRKKARAREIPHSRSGGRITFRLMHIREIAAMGETRPLSETKSN
- a CDS encoding deoxyxylulose-5-phosphate synthase; amino-acid sequence: MSHAKTSYVCLPCRASYKQPHPGRYDHARICPRCAEHLIHVGSAFAAPKKRDDAGWRVLSVLLNAGVRFHKSCCGGPGYRPRTLGEVRERMAYARASGEPIARVLVRRELA
- a CDS encoding helix-turn-helix transcriptional regulator, whose protein sequence is MDRDWAKLGEAVRHARKSAELKQDELAAAVNVSRATIQAIERGDSFKKITHTHRAIAAHFGWDPGSIEATLAGGEPSPAEASADTAPPAFNGVASAPEDLPLRIKAALADGPLVDAAVIALPTEDGDEDPDAQMVVIVRGRRGASDEQLRRAMLQWERTEASLRRPEGGAKGAEVRPES